In Cheilinus undulatus linkage group 3, ASM1832078v1, whole genome shotgun sequence, the genomic window CCTGGGAAGTACCTGATGAACTTGTTGTCAGTGAGTGAGAGGTATCTGATGGTATCTGcaagacacaaacaaacattttcctttCACGTGTATTTTAACCATGTTTGATATCGTACTTAGTGTTTTGTGCCAACAAGGGCATGTAAGTGATAAGTTATTACCATCCAGTTTATTGGAGCTGTAGACCACAGTCTCCGTATCTCCACGAGTGTAGCGGATCAGGTCAACTCCGTACTTCTTGCTGTACAGGGTCCTTTTGGGTCTACGACAGGATGGAATATGTgaatatgtattttatttatttgattgtttatttttttctgtgtatgtATAGAAATTACGTATTATGTCTCATACTATAGACAAGGTTGCATTCTGTTTGGCGTATTAATACAGTTAAACATCAACACTAAGTTACATATAATATTAGAATGTAATAACACTGGCCACTTACTTTCCTTCCCGGATGTCATATAACACAATACTGTCGTCGTCGCTACTTGATATTGCACTTTCGCCATTGGGGCTGAAATCCACACAGTTTACTTTCTTTGTATTTTCTCCGTATGTCCGGGCAACCCTGAAGCTTCGTAGCACACTGTCTGTAATCCTCATTCCTGCAGCGATAGTTTCTCATGAAGATACAgccagtaaagccaaaacaatGCCCACCTCCTGTGTCTCTAATAAAACCAGTGGGTCATATTTTTTTCAGGCGTTCCCAGTCGGCCAGTGGATcgaaaatgtctttaaaacctTGGAGAGAAATTAACCAAAACGCAAGCATGCATCTTAGGCGCAATGTACAACAGCAATagtatgtttgatttaaaatgtatttctacTGAATAGGCGGTGGTAAACAATCTCGTATATTCTTAGGGGCTGTAACAAACCGGCAGgtttgagaaaaacaaaacgAGCACACTGTTTTCAACACAACGGAACTGACGACATAACGACACAGGAAGTGCATCAACTACATGCATGTGTTTCTGATGGGTGATTGCTCTGAAAGGTCAGGCTTGTGTTTTCCTATCATTACATGATAAATAAGTAATATTACATGAATATTTCTCGTATAATTTTACTTCTATACGATTAACTATAAGatgttattttattctgaaaggagTGGCCTTGAAGATATTAACAGAGAGCTTTGTGTCTCTTATTTGTAACTCAGCTGTAAATTTCTAACAAATCCTCACCATGAACAACGGGGCGAGGATTTCACGTACAAAATGGAAACTCGGTCTGAACAAAATCTTCGGACAGAAGACGAACTGTCGCCGGTGCCCAGAGGCAGCACCCTTTCTCAGCCGGAGCCAGACCGCCGCCGTTAAACCCTCCCCGAGCTCGGACTCAGGGGAGAAACCCCAGCTAAGAGCCATCGACCTGGCCCGGAAGGTCCAGCAGGAGAAGGCGAAGCAGCCCCCAGTGGAGGCTCCGGTGTCCGGTCAGCAGAAGAGGGTAACGGAGCTGAAACGGTTCAGTCAGCAGCTACAACACGTTCATCCCAACGTCCTGGCCAAACATCTCCACAGAAGCGTGCTGTACCAGGATAAAGATGTGGTTGTTGTCAACAAACCCTATGGCGTTCCTGTCAGAGGTAAAATATCactaaaattaacatttttttaatgtaaggATTTTGTTGTAAATACACCAAAAGTATGCGTTTAGGAGCTATAGCTCAGTTTACGATAAAGACTTTACGAGATTGATCATTTAGTCATCTTTCTGGCTAAGTAAATCTATTTAATTTCAAAGATAGCAAATAGGAGGTTTTTAATCGTCATAAGCAACAACACAGAGATCATAtcatatacaggtgcatcttaaaaaatattgatttaccTCAGAATGTTAAATTTCTATTTATTGTTAGCCTTATAGTATAATCGCGAAGTCATATTTTACGGTCCTcagaaaaatatggcaaaatgaATTAGTGGCGTTAGGAGAGTAGATTGAGGCAATATCtcaatttggcaaaaaaaataatttaggCAATCATGCTGTGAGGCTGATGATATTCTAGATTAAGCTGATAggaagtgaaacatttcaagattttttaaaaatcttatgCCTTACAGTTTACAACAACCAAAGATcaactatctcaaaatattagaatattgtggtaaagtccaatttgcaaaggtttcctgagcctttattctatCCCTTTGGTTCACtgtacacacaaccacagtcatGGGGAAGTTTGCCTGACTTGATAAATGTCCAATCATTGTCATCCTCCACAGAGAGGGTaagtcactgctgaaagggcaggctgttctcagaggctgtatcagagaatATTCAGGGAAAGTTGACTGAAAAAGTGTgataagaaaaggtgcacaagtaacagggatgagctcagccttcagaggattgtcaaacaaaacaGGTTCAAGATTTTTTCGCAAGGAGCGGACTGAgtctggagtcagtggatcaagagccaccacacacagacaggtccaggaaattGGCTGAGAGGGTTGTCTTCATGAGCcagtcctgaaccacagacaacagCAAAAGCATTTCACCTGGACTGAGGAGAAAAGGAAGTGggctgttgctcagtggtcctgttctcagatgaaagtaaatttataATTTTCTTGGAAATCAAAGTCCCATactctggaggaagagtggagaggcacagaatccaagatgcttgaagtccagtgtttttgattttcaaagTCAGTGGTGGTTTGGgatgccatgtcatctgctggtgttggtccactgtgctttctcaagtccagagtcaacgctatCAGCCATTTaccagattttagagcactgaatgcttccatctgctgagaagatTTATGGAAATTCTGACTTCCTTTTCCAggaggacttggcacctgctcacagtgaagccaaaactaccagaaactggtttgctgaccgttgtattactgtgtttgattggccagccaactggtctgacccgAACTCCACAGAGagtctctggggaaatgtcaagagaaagataagagacaccagactcaacaataaaTGAGGCtgcaaagcaacctgggcttcataacaccccagcagtgccacaaactgattggctccatgtcgagtcacatagatgcagtaatttgtgtaaaAGGAGCTCCGACCAAGTACTAAATGCAttaatgagcataattttccagaaggtcaacgtttctgtattataaatccttttttgaactaatgttttgtgatattctgatatttttcagaaaatggatggatggatggataatattttgaaatagttgattttttatttttgggagcTGTAATCCTCAacattaagacaaaaaagtaatgaaatatttcagtttgtaAAAGacaaatctagaatatatggaaatttcacctcttgaattaaatcactgcaaaaaccttcatgatattctaatattttgagatgcacctgtttaTTAAGGTACACATCTGAATGTATTTTCTCATAGTCATGAACATGATTTATGATGATAAACCAGGGTTGGTCTcatgcttttttcttctgtcagaGGACTCTGGGATCACATCAATCTCCTCAGTGCTCCCTGTTCTCTCTAAAATGATGGATGGCATGAAGATCAGTTCTGATTCTCAGTTGCTCCCCTGTCTGGGACTGGAGAAGGAAACATCAGGAGCTCTCCTGCTGGCCAGGAGGGAGGAAGTTGTAGAGCACATACTAAATCTTTACAGAAATAACCAAGTGCAGAGAAAGTACTGGTAAGGCTTTGTATAAGGAGGGTAGAAAAGAAGTTAAATAGGCCGGAGGTTTTTGTACCTGTTATCTTACCATAAACATTCACCTAAACATGAAGATGCCTCTCATATCCATCCTCAGGGTCATCACAGTCGGTGTCCCTGTTCCATCTGAAGGAGTGATTGACATACCCCTGGTAGAGAGAGCGGTCACAGGCTCTCAGCCACACTACAAGGTGCTGCTTCTTCTTTTGTGGTTTGGATGAAGAATAAGTTATGAAAATGTACTGAGAGAATTTGCCTATTGGatattgtttcatttcttttttgattCTACTTCAGATGGCTCTAAGTCCTCTGTTCAGAATGAATGATGCAGGCAACGGTGTAACCAAAGTCCGTGCCAACCGGCAAGCTCACCCCGCAGTGACCAAGTACAGAGTCATCGACAGCAGCAATGGTTGCAGCCTTGTAGAGCTTCAACCTCTTACCAGTAAGAAGACTGTGCTATTCACAGGAAATCAATCTCAAATCTTTTGctaaagtttaatttttcaagccattttcctcttgctttttttcttgtgtcAACAGGAGTGAAGCACCAGATGAGGGTTCACATGGCCTACACTCTGTCATGCTCTGTTCTTGGTGACCACAAATACTCACACTGGAGCAAGCTGGCACCCCAGGTAAAATATGTTTACATCTTTGCATGAACACAgaactttaactttaatataaaggtaaaaaaggAGTCTACACctaaatacaaaacacaaaaaaatagtCATCAATACTACTATGACACTTTTGTTCACTTCCAAGTTTGTTTAGTGTTGATCACTTGTCACAATCACTCCACAAATCGAGACAAACTCCATCCTCATACGTTTATATTATGCCACTCTCCTTATCAATTTTTGTACCATTCCTGAATAATGCTTCCTGATAAacacaaatgttttaaatatagCAACGTAACAACAAACTGGCAAAagatatatacattttttttttactgatctATACTGATAAGAACAGATCAGCGTTTCAAAATATAgactcttttttaatttatgcagGTACAGAAGCCCTATGACGACATGCATTCCTACTTTTAATTTTCCCAGTTTTCTAATGATAGCAATTACATTTGAGGTGTGTTCTCAAGATCTTGGTTAACATTACTTATCCCAATACCTTGTGCTGCTTTTCCGTTGATAACTAGCCACTGAGAAATTAACTCCTCATGGGTAAGCCTGTTACCAAGGTAACAACATGAATAGGTcaagatcacagaaaacaacAGGAATGTAACAGATAAattgaacaaaataaaagatggaTTCACATCTGTTTAAGGGTCTATATTGACATTTGAACAGATTTTGGATTGGTGCAGTGGATCCCTTCAGGCAGGGGCCCAGAGAGGGGTAGTTGTTAATGCAGCAGGGGAGCTATGCTTGCCTGAAATTGTTATTCTAATAGTTACTTTTATGACCCACATTTCCACCATTGCCTTTCTGCAGAAACTAACAACAAACCAAATATCAGGTCAGGGCAACACTTATTAGGTAGCTCTCCCTTTAATAAAAATCTATAAACTTTAACTCAGCTGTCAGCTTTGCACCACTTagatttttgaaatttcatcaAGATATAGTATTTAACATTAGATCGTTCTACAAGAGCcttcttgtttttatgtcacATGCTTTTTTCTGaaactgccttttttttctgatgcatAGAAATTACCTGAACGTGTCTTGGAAAAACTTGGACTGGAACAGAGCAAGATCCGGTACCTTCCTCTTCATTTGCTTGCCCGACAGCTGACACTGCCAGGAATACGCCAAGACGAGATCAACGTGTCATGCCCCCTACCTAAATACTTCACACAAACATTGAACAGACTGCAGTTAACACTACCTGATAAGACTGGCTGAATAACCACCTCTtggcttttttctctcttcgAGTCTTTGCACTTCAACTGATGTCTAAATGTCATAGGCATTAGCTGTGAAGAACTGTTTTCATATAGAATAGAATGTGGCTGCAACTTAACTCATTTAAGtaataaaattttgaaaaagaccTGTATCCCAACTACTTTTATCAATCGCATATATATCCACCACAAGAATTTTACCCCAAGACATGAGGAACGATGGATTATCTTCACATTTTCACCATAGGACCAAAATCCAAGGTCTATTTTCCACTACATGGTACAGCCAAACTTGACCTAAATTACAGTAAACTTCAGTACCTATTAAagtcttttattgattttacaactCAAtaatggtcaacataatttggccttttttttttttttttttttaaccaaaaaaagtccaaaaacatCTCTAATGACAAAGTTAAACGTCTTCCTTCAAAGTAATgttcaatcaggcttgcacatctggacagttttacttcatttttctttgtaaaactgctcaagctctgtcaggttgcatggtgATCAgctgtgaacagcccttttcaagtccagccacaaattctctgttggattgaggtctgggctttgactcagccactccagaacactcACCCTGTtgtatttaaaccatttctgttgcttttgCTATGTGCTTCTGGTCATTATCCCactggaaaatacattttctcccaagctgtagctctcttgcagacagaCTAAGACTGTccaccaggattttcctatactttgaaacatttatttcacccttgacctttacaagccttccaaggcaAGCTGCAAagaagcatgatgctgccactatcATGCTTTCAAGCAGGGatggtgtttgtggtgatgtgcggtgttgggtgtccaccaaacatagcgtcttatTTGATGGTCAAAAAGTACCATTTTAGTCTCGTCAGACCAAAGACCAAAGGAGGTAAAAATTTATGCAAACACTTGTTTTACCTTGCATGTTTTTACCTgaaattaatttgcaaaatctgttttcacttcgacataaacagtttttttcttttttttttgtcaaaaaggccaaattttattgatcatgactgatttatgaaatcaaaaaagggtaaaacattcaagggtgTGTTTTAAAGGTCTGTATTTGTTTGCGCTTGGCAATTATTTGCTGAGAGCACAGAGTATATGTCCAAAACAATAAATTCCAGCAGATGTATTTTTATGCAGCTATAACTATGCAGTTAAAGATTTGTGTAATGTAATATACAATCCTCATCGGTACGCTACATGCAACCTGTATTATAAGACCCAAAAACAGGCTAACCAGACATTTCACCCAGCCTCACTGACACTCAGCAAAATACCCATTTCACAGGTAGCAGGCACTAAGAgttattttcagcagtttggtAAATGTGAATTATAGTTGGTGTAGTTTAACAAGTTTCGCTGTTGTTTAAGGCTCAttaggaaatattttaatttcaacaaAGCAGCATTTTCACGGATAACAAAGAGCTCATgccttaatttaaaaaacaatgtctTCACAAGGTTGGTCAAGCAGCAAGCTCTGGTCCTAAAACATGAAGCCCATGTGGAAGTGCAGACCAAAGCAGTCCTCAAGACTCCACTTGAGACTGGCTGCAAAAGCCAAGAAATCACAAATTTGACTGGAAATATACTTGCTGTTTCATGTTGCATTCATGCATGCATCCTTTTGCATCATGATTGTTAACTTCACATTGATGAACAAAAGCTTTGACAGCGAGTATATGCCCAGCCTAAAGGCCCATGTTAataaggcttttattttttgtttttttgttgttgtttttttttttttttgcacaacaGGGGAGTTAGGGAGaatgacatgcagcaaagggcagGGTCAGATTCAAACTCAACACCAAGGTACCTCAAAATGCCAACTTTTATGGTAGGAATAATTAGGTTTACAGTCTGGttaaaaactgttgaaatttaataagattatttctttatttgtatagacTGCCA contains:
- the rpusd4 gene encoding mitochondrial RNA pseudouridine synthase rpusd4, which encodes MNNGARISRTKWKLGLNKIFGQKTNCRRCPEAAPFLSRSQTAAVKPSPSSDSGEKPQLRAIDLARKVQQEKAKQPPVEAPVSGQQKRVTELKRFSQQLQHVHPNVLAKHLHRSVLYQDKDVVVVNKPYGVPVREDSGITSISSVLPVLSKMMDGMKISSDSQLLPCLGLEKETSGALLLARREEVVEHILNLYRNNQVQRKYWVITVGVPVPSEGVIDIPLVERAVTGSQPHYKMALSPLFRMNDAGNGVTKVRANRQAHPAVTKYRVIDSSNGCSLVELQPLTRVKHQMRVHMAYTLSCSVLGDHKYSHWSKLAPQKLPERVLEKLGLEQSKIRYLPLHLLARQLTLPGIRQDEINVSCPLPKYFTQTLNRLQLTLPDKTG